A stretch of the Streptomyces sp. NBC_00078 genome encodes the following:
- a CDS encoding lysine N(6)-hydroxylase/L-ornithine N(5)-oxygenase family protein gives MSTTPHTQPHPPHREPDAPRDLVGIGIGPFNLSLAALAHPLTELDTAFYEQRPTFDWHSGLLIDGARIQVPFLADLVTLADPASRWTFLNHLKARDRLFPFYFAERFHIQRAEYDAYCRWVAASLPGLHFGHQVDAVRWNPERDVFEVDFTQLDTDGEAEALGRTYTRNIVLGIGTEPYVPDPLKPLVEAPAVPVVHAADYLTHRDTLLAADHVTVIGSGQSGAEIFLDLLRARPAGREKLHWLGRTEAFAPMEYSKLGLEHFTPDYTRYFQTLPEGVRDRLVTSQWQLHKGIDTDTIAAIHDELYHRTLHCGWPDVVLTPGVQVRTAGRIATSKVELHLEHLQQDTRSRLTTDAVVLATGYRERPLDRILAGLDPYLRRDSSARPRVDEHFRLALDPSISGSDCHIYVQNAERHTHGVGTPDLGLAAWRSATILNSLTGKETYPLPTRTAFTTFGLDQQSQPRIPHARHAQVLTPLVDKTPERRS, from the coding sequence ATGAGCACCACCCCCCACACCCAGCCCCACCCCCCACACCGCGAGCCCGACGCACCCCGCGACCTCGTCGGCATCGGCATCGGCCCCTTCAACCTCTCGCTCGCCGCCCTCGCCCACCCCCTCACCGAACTCGACACCGCCTTCTACGAACAGCGCCCCACCTTCGACTGGCACTCCGGCCTCCTCATCGACGGAGCCCGCATCCAAGTCCCCTTCCTCGCCGACCTGGTGACACTCGCCGACCCCGCCAGCCGGTGGACCTTCCTCAACCACCTCAAGGCCCGCGACCGCCTCTTCCCCTTCTACTTCGCCGAGCGCTTCCACATCCAGCGCGCCGAATACGACGCCTACTGCCGCTGGGTCGCCGCAAGCCTCCCCGGACTCCACTTCGGCCACCAGGTCGACGCCGTCCGCTGGAACCCCGAACGCGACGTCTTCGAAGTCGACTTCACCCAGCTCGACACCGACGGCGAAGCCGAAGCACTCGGCCGTACCTACACGAGGAACATCGTCCTCGGCATCGGCACCGAGCCCTACGTCCCCGACCCCCTCAAACCGCTCGTCGAAGCACCGGCCGTCCCCGTCGTCCACGCCGCCGACTACCTCACCCACCGCGACACCCTCCTCGCCGCCGACCACGTCACCGTCATCGGCTCGGGACAATCGGGCGCCGAGATCTTCCTCGACCTGCTCCGTGCCCGACCCGCAGGCCGCGAAAAACTCCACTGGCTCGGCCGCACCGAGGCCTTCGCCCCCATGGAGTACTCCAAACTCGGCCTCGAACACTTCACCCCCGACTACACCCGCTACTTCCAGACCCTCCCCGAAGGCGTCCGCGACCGCCTCGTCACCAGCCAGTGGCAGCTCCACAAGGGCATCGACACCGACACCATCGCCGCCATCCACGACGAGCTCTACCACCGCACCCTGCACTGCGGCTGGCCCGACGTCGTCCTCACCCCCGGCGTCCAGGTCCGCACCGCGGGCCGCATCGCCACCAGCAAAGTCGAACTCCACCTGGAACACCTGCAACAGGACACCCGCTCCCGGCTCACCACCGACGCCGTAGTCCTCGCCACCGGCTACCGCGAACGCCCGCTCGACCGCATCCTCGCCGGCCTCGACCCCTACCTGCGCCGCGACAGCAGCGCACGCCCCCGCGTCGACGAACACTTCCGCCTCGCCCTCGACCCCTCCATCAGCGGCTCCGACTGCCACATCTACGTCCAGAACGCCGAACGCCACACCCACGGCGTCGGCACCCCCGACCTGGGCCTCGCCGCCTGGCGCAGCGCCACCATCCTCAACTCCCTCACCGGAAAAGAGACCTACCCACTCCCCACCCGAACCGCCTTCACCACCTTCGGACTCGACCAGCAGTCACAGCCGCGCATCCCGCACGCACGACACGCCCAGGTGCTCACACCGCTCGTCGACAAAACACCGGAACGCCGAAGCTGA
- a CDS encoding GDSL-type esterase/lipase family protein, protein MTTTWIAAHRAAVINPHETFHLFEPRSFTDQTLRQSLRLAGGGEALRVRLSNRYGKEPLELGGAHLAVRTRGSRIDPTSDTPLHFSGAKTVSLPVGEEIVSDPVELPVSAGEELTISLYLPGDTGLTTYTATPYDIGHAVSGNHLSDELLDESEELPLGHFLTGVDVLAPETTRIAVAFGDSWIEGAATTPGTDNSFPSQLGRRLDRGWIVNQGISGNRLLTDEIGDHLLSRIDHDVLDVPGVSHVLVHVGLNDLGLPGAIADPEPGQLPTADDLITGLTTLADRLHSAGLTVIGSTIGPYAGTIYPGYDTEEGQAVRHRVNTWLLGDDHPFDAVADIATAVADPGQPTRIRDEFNSGDGLHVNDAGAKAIADAIDVTLLNL, encoded by the coding sequence ATGACCACCACCTGGATCGCAGCCCACCGCGCCGCCGTCATCAACCCCCACGAGACCTTCCACCTCTTCGAACCCCGCTCCTTCACCGACCAGACCCTCAGGCAGTCCCTGCGCCTGGCCGGAGGAGGTGAAGCACTGAGAGTGCGGCTCAGCAACCGCTACGGCAAGGAACCCCTCGAACTCGGCGGCGCCCACCTCGCCGTACGCACCAGAGGCAGCCGCATCGACCCCACCAGCGACACACCCCTGCACTTCTCCGGCGCCAAGACAGTCAGCCTGCCCGTCGGCGAGGAAATCGTCAGCGACCCGGTCGAACTACCCGTGAGCGCAGGCGAAGAACTCACCATCAGCCTCTACCTGCCGGGCGACACAGGACTCACCACCTACACGGCGACTCCCTACGACATCGGACACGCCGTCAGCGGCAACCACCTCTCCGACGAACTCCTCGACGAATCCGAGGAGCTGCCCCTCGGCCACTTCCTCACAGGCGTCGACGTCCTCGCCCCCGAAACCACCCGCATCGCCGTAGCCTTCGGCGACTCCTGGATCGAAGGCGCGGCCACCACCCCCGGCACCGACAACAGCTTCCCCTCCCAGCTCGGCCGCCGCCTCGACCGCGGCTGGATCGTCAACCAGGGCATCTCCGGCAACCGCCTGCTCACCGACGAGATCGGCGACCACCTGCTGTCCCGCATCGACCACGACGTCCTCGACGTACCCGGCGTCAGCCACGTCCTCGTCCACGTCGGCCTCAACGACCTCGGCCTGCCCGGCGCCATCGCGGACCCCGAACCCGGCCAACTCCCCACCGCCGACGACCTGATCACCGGCCTCACCACCCTGGCCGACCGCCTGCACTCCGCCGGCCTCACCGTCATCGGCAGCACCATCGGCCCCTACGCCGGCACCATCTACCCCGGCTACGACACCGAGGAGGGCCAGGCCGTACGCCACCGGGTCAACACCTGGCTCCTCGGCGACGACCACCCCTTCGACGCTGTCGCCGACATCGCCACCGCCGTCGCGGACCCCGGCCAACCCACCAGAATCCGCGACGAGTTCAACAGCGGCGACGGACTCCACGTCAACGACGCCGGCGCGAAAGCCATCGCCGACGCCATCGACGTAACCCTGCTGAACCTCTAG
- the pepN gene encoding aminopeptidase N has translation MSVLTRDEAQTRAKLLDVHRYTVDLDLTTGDETFDSRTVIRFTTRTDAGTFVEVKPAQLRSATLDGQPLDPETLDGNRLPLKNLTAGEHELRIEAAMRYSRTGEGMHRFTDPTDGETYLYTQLFMEDVQRVFAAFDQPDLKAVFELTVRAPETWTVLANGTTEHLGEGRWQAAPTPLISTYLVAVAAGPWHSVRTEHRDLPFGLHCRRSLAPHLDADADELFEITRQCYDRYHEKFEEPYPFDSYDQAFVPEFNAGAMENPGLVTFRDEFVYRSAVTDTERQTRAMVIAHEMAHMWFGDLVTLRWWDDIWLNESFAEYMGYQTLTEATRFTDTWTDFGVARKAWGYDADQRPSTHPVAPENVDDTASALLNFDGISYAKGASALRQLVAWLGEKDFLAGINTHIARHKFANATLADFIDSLASATERDVHAWADAWLRTTGVDTLGALITPGDEGTCTLRVEHTGSRPHRIAVGLYDQDITDEGRHLTLRERLDLDVPQTTPQPLGKRPALLLLNDGDLTYAKIRFDPESFEAVRTSLSGLPDPLTRAVVWNALRDAVRDGQLPPTAYLDTARTHLPHETDLALVQGVLAFAATHIVDRYLTPEQRPAALATLSSLCRDLIRRTEDGDNPGLRLIAVRHSIDVAAHPDTIAAWLADGTVPGGPELDPELRWRVLARLAVLGATDEAAIAAELDRDPSATGQEGAARCRAALPDEHAKAKAWEAMFGGDDLSNYLFVATAQGFWQPEQTDLVRQYVPRYYGDAVTVAARRGPAIADAAGRWAFPAHAVDPETLRLGEACLSDANPIPSLRRKLADQLDDLGRALQVRETEGEG, from the coding sequence ATGTCCGTACTGACGCGCGACGAAGCGCAGACCCGTGCCAAGCTCCTCGACGTCCACCGGTACACGGTCGACCTCGATCTGACCACCGGCGACGAGACCTTCGACTCCCGGACGGTCATCCGCTTCACCACGCGCACGGACGCCGGCACCTTCGTCGAGGTCAAGCCCGCACAGCTGCGCTCCGCCACCCTCGACGGGCAGCCCCTCGACCCGGAGACCCTGGACGGCAACAGGCTGCCCCTGAAGAACCTCACCGCCGGCGAACACGAGCTGCGCATCGAGGCCGCCATGCGCTACTCCCGCACCGGCGAGGGCATGCACCGCTTCACCGACCCCACCGACGGCGAGACGTACCTCTACACACAGCTGTTCATGGAGGACGTCCAGCGCGTCTTCGCCGCCTTCGACCAGCCCGACCTCAAGGCCGTCTTCGAGCTGACCGTCAGGGCCCCCGAAACCTGGACCGTCCTGGCCAACGGCACCACCGAACACCTCGGCGAGGGCCGCTGGCAGGCCGCTCCCACCCCCCTGATCTCCACGTACCTCGTCGCAGTCGCCGCAGGCCCCTGGCACTCCGTGCGCACCGAGCACCGCGACCTGCCCTTCGGCCTGCACTGCCGCCGCTCCCTGGCCCCCCACCTCGACGCGGACGCCGACGAACTCTTCGAGATCACCCGGCAGTGCTACGACCGCTACCACGAGAAGTTCGAGGAGCCCTACCCCTTCGACTCCTACGACCAGGCGTTCGTGCCCGAGTTCAACGCCGGCGCCATGGAGAACCCGGGCCTGGTCACCTTCCGCGACGAGTTCGTCTACCGCTCCGCCGTCACCGACACCGAGCGCCAGACCCGCGCCATGGTCATCGCCCACGAGATGGCCCACATGTGGTTCGGCGACCTGGTCACCCTGCGCTGGTGGGACGACATCTGGCTGAACGAGTCCTTCGCCGAATACATGGGATACCAGACCCTCACCGAAGCCACCCGCTTCACCGACACCTGGACCGACTTCGGTGTCGCCCGCAAGGCCTGGGGCTACGACGCCGACCAGCGCCCGTCCACGCACCCCGTAGCCCCCGAGAACGTCGACGACACGGCCTCCGCCCTCCTCAACTTCGACGGCATCTCCTACGCCAAGGGCGCCTCCGCACTACGCCAACTCGTGGCCTGGCTCGGCGAGAAGGACTTCCTCGCCGGCATCAACACCCACATCGCCCGCCACAAGTTCGCCAACGCCACCCTCGCCGACTTCATCGACTCCCTCGCCTCCGCCACCGAGCGCGACGTGCACGCCTGGGCCGACGCCTGGCTGCGCACCACCGGCGTCGACACGCTCGGCGCGCTCATCACCCCCGGCGACGAGGGCACATGCACCCTGCGGGTCGAACACACCGGCAGCCGCCCGCACCGCATCGCCGTCGGCCTCTACGACCAGGACATCACCGACGAGGGCCGCCACCTCACCCTGCGCGAACGCCTCGACCTCGACGTCCCGCAGACCACACCCCAGCCCCTGGGCAAGCGCCCCGCCCTGCTCCTCCTCAACGACGGCGACCTCACGTACGCAAAGATCCGCTTCGACCCCGAGTCCTTCGAAGCGGTCCGCACCAGCCTCTCCGGCCTCCCCGACCCCCTCACCCGGGCCGTCGTCTGGAACGCCCTGCGCGACGCGGTCCGCGACGGCCAACTCCCGCCCACCGCCTACCTCGACACGGCCCGCACCCACCTCCCGCACGAGACCGACCTCGCCCTCGTCCAGGGCGTCCTCGCCTTCGCCGCCACCCACATCGTCGACCGCTACCTCACCCCCGAGCAGCGCCCCGCCGCCCTGGCGACCCTCTCCTCCCTCTGCCGCGACCTCATCCGCCGCACCGAGGACGGCGACAACCCCGGCCTGCGCCTGATCGCCGTACGCCACAGCATCGACGTCGCCGCACACCCCGACACCATCGCCGCCTGGCTCGCCGACGGCACCGTCCCCGGCGGCCCGGAGCTGGACCCCGAACTGCGCTGGAGGGTCCTCGCCCGGCTCGCCGTTCTCGGCGCCACCGACGAGGCGGCCATCGCCGCCGAACTGGACCGCGACCCCTCCGCCACCGGCCAGGAGGGCGCCGCCCGCTGCCGCGCCGCCCTGCCCGACGAGCACGCCAAGGCGAAGGCCTGGGAGGCCATGTTCGGGGGCGACGACCTCTCCAACTACCTCTTCGTCGCCACCGCCCAGGGCTTCTGGCAGCCCGAACAGACCGACCTGGTACGGCAGTACGTGCCGCGCTACTACGGCGACGCCGTGACCGTCGCCGCCCGCCGCGGCCCCGCCATCGCCGACGCCGCCGGCCGCTGGGCCTTCCCGGCGCACGCCGTCGACCCCGAGACACTCCGCCTGGGCGAGGCCTGCCTGAGCGACGCCAACCCGATCCCGTCCCTGCGCCGCAAACTCGCCGACCAACTCGACGACCTGGGACGGGCGTTGCAGGTCAGGGAGACGGAGGGAGAGGGCTAG
- a CDS encoding helix-turn-helix domain-containing protein, whose amino-acid sequence MARTERPKAELVLTGGERETLTCWARRRAPFRALALRCRIVLESATGASNKDVADRLGVEAHTLSRWRARFVQERLECRRRRTKSSNASPDI is encoded by the coding sequence GTGGCGAGGACGGAGCGACCGAAGGCGGAGCTGGTGCTGACCGGTGGCGAGCGCGAGACGTTGACGTGTTGGGCGAGGCGCCGGGCGCCCTTCCGGGCGCTGGCTCTGCGGTGCCGGATCGTGTTGGAGAGCGCAACGGGCGCTTCGAACAAGGATGTTGCGGACCGGCTGGGCGTTGAGGCGCACACGCTGAGCCGGTGGCGGGCCCGTTTCGTCCAGGAGCGGCTGGAGTGCCGAAGACGGCGGACGAAATCCTCGAACGCCTCGCCGGATATCTGA
- a CDS encoding aminotransferase class V-fold PLP-dependent enzyme, translated as MSTPSLASGPEGLRALRPLLDTVLDALNAGARARGGPLPAGGPDAVATRVRAAAGDVLPQDGDPDALRALVHALAEGAADPADPLCAAHLHCPPLAVATAADLAASVLNPSLDSWDQAPAASELEALVTRALAREAGASDALVTTGGTESNQLALLLAREAHGTGVRLVCGANAHHSLPRAAWLLGLPDPVIVPAPAGTLDPAALDEALTHLPGPHGSVVVAATAGTTDAGLIDPLPEIAALCTAHHARLHIDAAYGGGLLFSDRHRGKLAGLDRAHTITLDLHKLGWQPVAAGILAVRHPRDLAALTQHTDYLNADDDTASGIPDLLGRSVRTTRRPDILKIAVTLKTLGRTGLGALVDQVCDRAQEFAALVHEHPGFELHDRPTISTVLFRPAHTTDDAIAAVRRELLHQGRAVLGRARLDGRLWLKATLLNPHTRPDDLATLLTLVEKATEHHAGQAVGEPAERLAEGHIPR; from the coding sequence ATGAGCACACCGAGCCTCGCCTCGGGCCCCGAAGGCCTCCGCGCCCTGCGACCGCTCCTCGACACCGTGCTCGACGCCCTGAACGCGGGCGCACGCGCCCGCGGCGGACCCCTGCCCGCCGGCGGACCGGACGCGGTCGCCACGCGGGTGCGGGCCGCCGCCGGAGACGTTCTGCCGCAGGACGGCGACCCGGACGCCCTGCGCGCCCTGGTGCACGCCCTCGCCGAAGGCGCCGCCGACCCCGCCGACCCCCTCTGCGCAGCCCACCTGCACTGCCCGCCCCTCGCCGTCGCCACCGCCGCCGACCTCGCCGCCAGTGTCCTCAACCCGTCCCTCGACTCCTGGGACCAGGCACCGGCCGCCTCCGAACTCGAAGCCCTCGTCACCCGCGCACTGGCGAGAGAGGCCGGCGCCTCCGACGCCCTCGTCACCACCGGCGGCACCGAATCCAACCAACTCGCCCTGCTCCTGGCGCGCGAGGCACACGGCACCGGCGTCCGCCTCGTCTGCGGCGCCAACGCCCACCACTCCCTGCCCCGCGCCGCCTGGCTCCTCGGCCTGCCCGACCCCGTGATCGTCCCCGCCCCCGCCGGCACCCTCGACCCCGCAGCCCTCGACGAGGCCCTCACCCACCTCCCCGGCCCCCACGGCTCCGTCGTAGTAGCGGCCACCGCAGGCACCACCGACGCCGGACTCATCGATCCCCTCCCCGAGATCGCCGCCCTGTGCACCGCCCACCACGCCCGCCTGCACATCGACGCCGCCTACGGCGGAGGCCTCCTCTTCAGCGACCGCCACCGCGGAAAGCTCGCCGGCCTGGACCGCGCCCACACCATCACGCTCGATCTGCACAAACTCGGCTGGCAACCCGTCGCCGCGGGCATCCTCGCGGTCCGCCATCCCCGCGACCTCGCCGCCCTCACACAGCACACCGACTACCTCAACGCCGACGACGACACCGCCTCAGGCATCCCCGACCTCCTCGGCCGCTCCGTGCGCACCACCCGCCGCCCCGACATCCTCAAGATCGCCGTCACCCTCAAGACCCTCGGCCGCACCGGCCTCGGCGCCCTCGTCGACCAAGTCTGCGACCGGGCCCAGGAGTTCGCCGCCCTCGTCCACGAGCACCCCGGCTTCGAACTCCACGACCGGCCCACCATCAGCACAGTCCTGTTCCGGCCCGCGCACACCACCGACGACGCCATCGCCGCCGTACGCCGAGAACTCCTCCACCAGGGCCGCGCCGTCCTCGGCCGGGCCCGCCTCGACGGCCGCCTCTGGCTCAAGGCCACCCTCCTCAACCCCCACACCCGCCCCGACGACCTGGCCACCCTCCTCACCCTCGTCGAAAAGGCCACCGAACATCACGCCGGACAGGCCGTCGGAGAACCCGCCGAAAGACTCGCGGAAGGACACATCCCCCGATGA
- a CDS encoding helix-turn-helix domain-containing protein produces the protein MAAPPNTNPRSPGWKHIPYPNHGRYALGAERERYAKIAAERYAAGASIHEIADELGRSRSFVNGLLHRDTDVEVRPRSVPRRLVSGT, from the coding sequence ATGGCTGCGCCTCCGAACACGAACCCCAGGAGTCCTGGATGGAAGCACATCCCGTACCCGAACCACGGCAGGTACGCCCTCGGAGCCGAGCGGGAGCGCTACGCGAAGATCGCCGCTGAGAGGTACGCCGCCGGTGCTTCCATCCACGAGATCGCCGACGAACTGGGCCGCAGTCGCAGCTTCGTGAACGGCCTGCTGCATCGCGACACGGACGTAGAGGTCCGACCGCGCAGCGTACCCAGGCGGCTGGTTTCGGGCACCTGA
- a CDS encoding bifunctional UDP-sugar hydrolase/5'-nucleotidase: protein MPLNRRKFLQKSAVTGAGVALAGAVAAPSAEAAQGRRPARRYSLTVMGTTDLHGHVFNWDYFKDAEYSDKAGNAMGLARISTLVNRVRAERGRCNTLLLDAGDTLQGTPLTYYYAKVDPITAKGGPVHPMAQAMNAIGYDAAALGNHEFNYGLETLRKFEGQLHFPLLGANALDAKTQKPAFAPYFMKRFRVPGLPPVKVAVLGLTNPGIAIWDKAYVQGKLTFPGLEEQAAKWVPKLRAMGADVVVVSAHSGSSGTSSYGDQLPYVENSAALVAQRVPGIDAILVGHAHVEIPELKVTNERTGRTVVLSEPLCFAERLSLFDFELVFRSGRWEVESVAASLLNSNSVEDDPKITKLLSDEHAKVVNYVNQVVGRATETLTTVDARYRDAPIIDLITKVQEDVVKAALAGTEFATLPVIAQASPFSRTSEIPAGEVTIRDLSSLYVYDNTLVAKVLTGGQLRAYLEYSAEYFVRTAAGEAVDVEKLTNANGRPDYNYDYVSGLGYEIDIAQAAGSRIRNLTFGGAALDDGQQFVLAVNNYRANGGGAFPHVASAKELWSESTEIRTRIAEWVTAKGVLDPKDFASADWRLTRDGTPVF from the coding sequence ATGCCCTTGAACCGTAGGAAGTTCCTGCAGAAGTCCGCCGTGACCGGGGCGGGGGTGGCGCTGGCCGGTGCCGTGGCGGCTCCGTCGGCCGAGGCCGCTCAGGGGCGCAGACCTGCCAGGCGGTACTCGCTCACGGTCATGGGCACCACCGACCTGCACGGGCACGTCTTCAACTGGGATTACTTCAAGGACGCGGAGTACTCCGACAAGGCCGGCAACGCGATGGGCCTGGCGCGTATCTCGACGCTGGTGAACCGGGTGCGGGCGGAGAGGGGGCGCTGCAACACGCTGCTGCTGGACGCGGGTGACACGCTGCAGGGCACGCCGCTGACGTACTACTACGCGAAGGTGGATCCGATCACCGCCAAGGGCGGTCCGGTGCATCCCATGGCGCAGGCGATGAACGCGATCGGGTATGACGCTGCGGCGCTGGGCAACCATGAGTTCAACTACGGGCTGGAGACGCTGCGCAAGTTCGAGGGCCAGCTGCATTTCCCGCTGCTGGGTGCGAACGCGCTGGACGCGAAGACGCAGAAGCCGGCGTTTGCGCCGTACTTCATGAAGAGGTTCCGTGTGCCGGGTCTGCCGCCGGTGAAGGTGGCGGTGCTGGGTCTGACCAATCCGGGTATCGCGATCTGGGACAAGGCGTATGTGCAGGGGAAGTTGACGTTTCCGGGGCTTGAGGAGCAGGCGGCGAAGTGGGTGCCGAAGCTGCGGGCGATGGGTGCGGACGTCGTGGTCGTGTCGGCGCACTCCGGTTCGTCGGGGACGTCGTCGTACGGTGACCAGCTGCCGTATGTCGAGAACTCGGCGGCGCTGGTCGCTCAGCGGGTGCCGGGTATCGACGCGATTCTGGTCGGGCACGCGCATGTGGAGATCCCGGAGCTGAAGGTCACCAACGAGCGGACGGGCAGGACGGTGGTGCTGTCCGAGCCGCTGTGTTTCGCGGAGCGGTTGTCGTTGTTCGACTTCGAGCTGGTGTTCCGCTCGGGCCGGTGGGAGGTGGAGTCGGTGGCGGCGTCGTTGCTGAACTCGAACTCGGTCGAGGACGACCCGAAGATCACCAAGTTGCTGTCGGACGAGCATGCGAAGGTGGTGAACTACGTCAACCAGGTGGTCGGTAGGGCGACCGAGACGCTGACGACGGTCGACGCGCGGTACAGGGACGCGCCGATCATCGACCTGATCACCAAGGTCCAGGAGGATGTGGTGAAGGCGGCGCTGGCGGGCACGGAGTTCGCGACGCTGCCGGTGATCGCGCAGGCCTCGCCGTTTTCGCGGACTTCGGAGATCCCGGCGGGCGAGGTGACGATCCGGGATCTGTCGTCTCTGTATGTGTACGACAACACGCTGGTGGCGAAGGTGCTGACGGGTGGGCAGTTGCGGGCGTACCTGGAGTATTCGGCGGAGTATTTCGTGCGGACGGCGGCTGGTGAGGCGGTCGACGTGGAGAAGCTGACGAACGCGAACGGCCGCCCGGACTACAACTACGACTATGTGTCGGGTCTCGGGTATGAGATCGACATCGCCCAGGCGGCCGGGTCGCGGATCAGGAATCTCACCTTTGGCGGGGCCGCGCTGGACGACGGGCAGCAGTTCGTGCTGGCGGTGAACAACTACCGTGCCAATGGCGGTGGTGCGTTCCCGCATGTGGCGTCGGCGAAGGAGCTGTGGTCGGAGTCGACGGAGATCCGGACGCGGATCGCCGAGTGGGTGACGGCGAAGGGTGTGCTGGACCCGAAGGACTTCGCGTCGGCGGACTGGAGGCTGACCCGGGACGGCACGCCGGTGTTCTAG
- a CDS encoding chorismate mutase encodes MTTSNTGTSDVDPAVRAELARLRDSIDNIDAAVIHMLAERFKATQQVGHLKAAHRLPPADPAREARQIERLRSLAESAKLDPAFAEKFLNFIIAEVIRHHERIAGDAVNGSTQAAN; translated from the coding sequence ATGACCACCAGCAACACCGGCACCAGTGACGTGGACCCCGCCGTCCGCGCCGAACTCGCCCGGCTGCGCGACAGCATCGACAACATCGACGCGGCCGTCATCCACATGCTCGCCGAGCGGTTCAAGGCCACCCAGCAGGTCGGCCACCTCAAGGCCGCACACCGGCTGCCGCCTGCCGACCCGGCCCGCGAGGCCCGCCAGATCGAGCGCCTGCGCTCCCTCGCCGAGAGCGCCAAGCTGGACCCGGCGTTCGCTGAGAAGTTCCTGAACTTCATCATCGCGGAAGTGATCCGCCACCACGAACGCATCGCGGGCGACGCGGTGAACGGCTCCACGCAGGCGGCCAATTGA
- a CDS encoding SDR family oxidoreductase: protein MSGICDGRVVIVTGAGRGLGRAHALAFAAEGARLVVNDLGVGLDGTPGPDSPAGRVVDEIRTAGGEAVAHGGDIATTDGASSLITTALTTYGRLDTLVNNAGFLRDRMLVNLDEDDWDAVLRVHLKGHFLPLRHAAAHWRAQAKAGRVPAARIVNTSSGAGLLGSVGQGNYSAAKAGIVGLTLVAAAELARYGVQVNAIAPAARTRMTEGTFADTMTAPVSGFDAMAPENVSPLVVWLGSAASTGVSGRVFESEGGRITVMEGWRPGPSADKGARWSPGETGEAVLKLLAGAEVPGAVYGA from the coding sequence ATGAGCGGAATCTGCGACGGCCGGGTCGTGATCGTCACCGGCGCCGGCCGTGGGCTCGGGCGCGCACACGCGCTCGCGTTCGCGGCGGAGGGCGCGCGGCTGGTGGTCAACGACCTGGGCGTGGGGCTGGACGGGACACCTGGCCCCGACAGCCCGGCCGGCCGGGTCGTGGACGAGATCCGCACGGCAGGCGGCGAGGCGGTCGCCCACGGCGGCGACATCGCCACCACCGACGGCGCGTCCTCCCTGATCACGACGGCCCTCACGACGTACGGCCGGCTCGACACCCTCGTCAACAACGCAGGCTTCCTGCGCGACCGGATGCTCGTCAACCTCGACGAGGACGACTGGGACGCCGTCCTGCGCGTCCACCTGAAAGGCCACTTCCTACCGCTGAGGCACGCCGCAGCGCACTGGCGGGCGCAGGCCAAGGCAGGACGCGTACCGGCGGCCCGGATCGTCAACACCAGCAGCGGAGCCGGGCTGCTGGGATCGGTCGGGCAGGGAAACTACAGCGCCGCGAAGGCCGGCATCGTGGGGCTCACGCTGGTCGCCGCGGCCGAACTCGCCCGCTACGGCGTCCAGGTCAACGCGATCGCGCCCGCGGCCCGGACCCGCATGACGGAAGGCACCTTCGCCGACACGATGACGGCGCCCGTGTCCGGCTTCGACGCGATGGCCCCCGAGAACGTGTCGCCGCTCGTCGTCTGGCTGGGCTCCGCCGCAAGCACCGGTGTGAGCGGGCGGGTCTTCGAATCCGAGGGCGGCCGGATCACGGTCATGGAGGGCTGGCGGCCGGGGCCGAGCGCCGACAAGGGGGCGCGGTGGAGTCCGGGGGAGACGGGGGAGGCGGTCCTGAAGCTGCTGGCGGGGGCCGAGGTGCCGGGGGCGGTGTACGGGGCGTGA
- a CDS encoding two-component system response regulator, whose amino-acid sequence MPEAKILIVDDHEDTLYALESALAPLGYLLGRATNGDEALKQVLRGQVGLLLLDVRMPGVSGLDVVRYMRRVEQTQHIPVILLTGFGVDHVLTSAAFGLGVADLVMKPIDPWALRTKVRYLYDAHRRYLDLAQEARDLRALVKDHAGATEHAPRTPAPAPGAPALPHPDTHVPLQRASEALGGELEGDRT is encoded by the coding sequence ATGCCGGAAGCCAAGATCCTCATCGTGGACGACCACGAGGACACCCTGTACGCCCTGGAGAGCGCCCTGGCCCCGCTGGGCTATCTGCTGGGCCGCGCCACGAACGGCGACGAGGCCCTCAAGCAGGTGCTCCGCGGACAGGTCGGCCTGCTGCTGCTGGACGTCCGCATGCCCGGCGTCAGCGGCCTGGACGTGGTCCGCTACATGCGCCGCGTGGAACAGACCCAGCACATACCGGTCATCCTGCTCACCGGCTTCGGCGTAGACCACGTACTGACCTCCGCGGCCTTCGGGCTCGGCGTCGCCGACCTCGTCATGAAGCCCATCGACCCCTGGGCGCTGCGCACCAAAGTGCGCTACCTCTACGACGCCCACCGCCGCTACCTCGACCTGGCGCAGGAGGCCCGCGACCTGCGTGCCCTGGTCAAGGACCACGCCGGGGCCACGGAGCACGCCCCCCGCACGCCCGCACCCGCCCCCGGCGCACCCGCCCTGCCCCACCCGGACACCCACGTCCCGCTCCAGCGCGCGAGCGAGGCCCTGGGCGGGGAGCTCGAAGGGGACCGCACATAG